From the genome of Bacteroidota bacterium, one region includes:
- a CDS encoding ATP-dependent Clp protease adaptor ClpS, with translation MELTEQLVETELGVSIDELIKPTKKLVIYNDEVNTFDHVIESLMDVCKHEQTQAVQCTYLIHFKGNCVVKNGEYKKLKPMYEALQERKLTVKIEE, from the coding sequence ATGGAATTAACAGAACAACTTGTTGAAACCGAATTAGGTGTTTCGATAGATGAATTAATAAAGCCCACAAAAAAGTTGGTAATTTATAATGATGAAGTTAATACATTTGATCATGTCATTGAAAGTTTGATGGATGTGTGCAAACACGAACAAACACAGGCTGTACAATGTACTTACCTTATTCATTTTAAAGGAAATTGCGTGGTTAAAAATGGCGAATACAAGAAATTGAAACCTATGTACGAAGCATTGCAAGAAAGAAAATTAACCGTTAAAATCGAAGAATAA
- a CDS encoding SPOR domain-containing protein, whose amino-acid sequence QNSTLEGKENQKTIYTQWVADLEKQLLFTKDEVAKTTDVEYKKVLEEKIQSIDKQLQEKKQLVATTTEEIQQIKQRETVAVVQETVVPVTTTPTTSVETIKLDSTIKSAAIEAPSVIATTIAASTSANSINTETTTVAITNTVAVSATTNTVSESAVAVNSPVVSTTTVSPVTTATVAEVPPVKMTKEEAQNQSKQFAQESAKLQQKANAARAKANAETDPAKRDSLFEVVIAIEKQAKQKQDESAKSVAQENKIEFDKNRIYLDQYVQLAANNSSTEASMASMFADEALIYFSEAEKERKQAAISTNYSTRNGALQKAAENERIAIEKQNKALESYKLLYSDFKPTETPQKVLAAPVVTPSVAAVTTPSTSVASSSAVEAKADSVPTKEVTTSIQASNTNTEVVVEQVKKDTALAVSTPTVAISTQPIQTLTTTSAAVAVVETPSVAAVKQEALASEVSAEMAVDSISQLPKLTSEQITQVKETREFKNFVILSNETEIAMREANAENKKAETLRFKAEEQSAWYYEYKAKATSATGSEKKEFEAKRDSAEALLAKYTQEADSVFKLAKNSEASANAKKVETELFLQSINSGNQVNVLAAANKSGVNVKPYLSKLPAVTTTSSSAVATATTSASTQQVDNKQEGITVAQTQTNPNQTTPKVLVPVKKTEVFERKTTPVYSKSKPIPINEKLPDGLLFKVQIGAFKNPIPQNLFKGITPITGETTPQGYIRYTAGIFTLFESANKTKDIIKSYGYKDAFVVAFLNGQRIPLSQALSMIGGSTATTINSSVAGNTPIQQVVNTVTPSSSTSTQNVEVSNIKDVKGLMYTVQVGVYSRQVSLDKLYGLSPVYTENMTNGLFRYTSGIYNRSKLANDAKSKIVNMGIKDAFVVAFLNSKRISLPEAQKLEQTEGDKVFATSTNMNQMPAAATNTSSSQNTVTQSNTTQPVNASTLPSGIQDLDDTKQKVYAIQIGAFKNEVPIEMANSFIKLASRKGNIKNFVDENGMTVYSIGGFTDYDQAAKFKQEIVTQEGIKDAFLIATQNGKKVPVK is encoded by the coding sequence CAAAATTCAACACTTGAGGGTAAAGAAAATCAGAAGACAATATATACGCAGTGGGTTGCCGATTTAGAAAAACAATTGCTATTTACAAAGGATGAAGTTGCAAAAACTACCGATGTAGAGTATAAAAAAGTGTTAGAAGAAAAGATTCAAAGTATTGATAAACAATTGCAAGAGAAAAAGCAATTGGTAGCGACTACTACCGAAGAAATACAGCAAATAAAACAAAGGGAAACTGTTGCGGTAGTGCAAGAAACAGTTGTTCCAGTTACTACAACACCTACCACCTCTGTTGAAACGATAAAGCTAGACTCTACAATAAAATCAGCTGCAATAGAAGCCCCTTCAGTTATCGCTACTACCATTGCAGCTTCAACTTCAGCTAATTCGATTAATACGGAAACAACTACAGTTGCGATTACCAATACTGTGGCTGTAAGTGCAACAACTAATACTGTATCCGAATCAGCGGTTGCTGTAAATTCTCCGGTGGTATCTACTACAACTGTTTCTCCGGTTACAACTGCTACTGTTGCCGAAGTTCCACCCGTTAAAATGACCAAGGAAGAAGCGCAGAATCAATCCAAACAATTTGCGCAAGAATCGGCTAAGCTTCAACAAAAAGCAAATGCGGCACGTGCAAAAGCAAACGCTGAAACAGATCCTGCTAAGCGAGATAGTTTATTTGAGGTAGTCATTGCAATAGAAAAGCAAGCCAAACAAAAGCAAGACGAGTCGGCAAAATCCGTTGCTCAAGAGAATAAAATTGAATTTGACAAGAATAGAATTTACTTAGATCAATATGTGCAGTTAGCCGCAAATAACTCATCAACAGAAGCGTCTATGGCAAGTATGTTTGCTGATGAGGCACTTATTTATTTTTCTGAAGCAGAAAAGGAAAGAAAGCAAGCAGCTATTTCTACTAATTATTCTACTCGAAACGGAGCATTGCAAAAAGCGGCAGAAAACGAGCGTATTGCAATTGAAAAACAAAATAAGGCATTGGAAAGTTATAAACTGCTGTATTCGGATTTTAAACCTACAGAAACACCGCAGAAAGTTTTAGCTGCTCCGGTGGTTACACCATCTGTGGCTGCAGTTACAACTCCGTCAACTTCGGTTGCAAGTAGTTCAGCTGTCGAAGCAAAAGCAGATTCTGTTCCGACAAAAGAGGTTACAACATCCATTCAGGCTTCTAATACGAATACCGAAGTTGTTGTTGAGCAAGTTAAAAAAGATACAGCACTTGCTGTCTCTACTCCAACTGTAGCAATATCAACACAACCTATACAGACTCTAACGACTACATCTGCTGCTGTTGCTGTTGTTGAAACGCCTTCTGTTGCTGCTGTTAAGCAAGAAGCACTTGCCTCCGAAGTGTCTGCAGAAATGGCGGTGGATTCCATCAGCCAATTGCCAAAATTAACATCGGAGCAAATTACACAAGTTAAAGAGACAAGAGAATTTAAAAATTTTGTAATACTATCAAACGAAACTGAAATTGCCATGCGTGAGGCCAATGCTGAAAACAAAAAGGCTGAAACCTTAAGATTTAAAGCTGAAGAACAATCTGCTTGGTATTATGAATACAAGGCAAAAGCAACAAGTGCAACGGGGTCAGAGAAAAAAGAGTTTGAAGCAAAGAGAGATTCTGCAGAAGCATTATTAGCTAAATACACACAAGAAGCCGATTCAGTATTCAAATTAGCTAAAAATTCGGAAGCGTCTGCAAATGCAAAAAAGGTGGAAACAGAATTGTTTTTACAGTCTATTAATTCCGGAAATCAAGTGAATGTGTTAGCGGCAGCCAATAAGTCAGGCGTAAATGTAAAACCATATTTGTCTAAATTACCAGCTGTAACTACCACTTCTAGTTCTGCTGTGGCAACAGCAACTACTTCCGCAAGTACCCAACAGGTAGATAATAAGCAGGAAGGTATAACAGTTGCTCAAACACAAACCAATCCAAATCAAACAACACCTAAAGTGTTAGTTCCAGTTAAGAAAACCGAAGTGTTCGAACGCAAAACAACTCCTGTATATTCAAAGAGCAAACCAATACCAATTAATGAGAAGTTGCCTGATGGATTATTATTTAAGGTACAGATTGGGGCATTTAAAAATCCAATTCCTCAAAATTTATTTAAAGGAATTACCCCAATTACAGGAGAAACAACTCCGCAAGGATATATTCGATATACTGCAGGAATATTTACTTTGTTTGAATCTGCTAACAAAACAAAGGATATCATAAAATCATATGGATACAAAGATGCGTTTGTGGTTGCATTTTTAAATGGACAACGAATTCCGCTAAGCCAAGCGCTATCTATGATTGGAGGTTCTACTGCAACTACAATCAATTCGTCAGTTGCAGGTAATACACCTATACAGCAAGTGGTTAATACAGTAACACCATCCTCTTCAACCTCTACTCAAAATGTAGAAGTGAGTAATATAAAGGATGTAAAAGGGCTAATGTATACGGTGCAAGTAGGTGTTTACTCTCGACAAGTATCGTTAGATAAATTGTATGGATTAAGTCCTGTTTATACCGAAAATATGACAAACGGATTATTTAGATATACATCAGGTATTTACAATCGCTCCAAGTTAGCTAATGATGCAAAAAGTAAAATCGTGAATATGGGCATTAAAGATGCATTTGTGGTTGCATTTTTAAATAGTAAACGTATTTCATTACCGGAGGCACAAAAATTGGAGCAGACAGAAGGAGATAAAGTTTTTGCTACATCGACAAATATGAATCAAATGCCAGCTGCAGCTACAAACACATCTTCTTCACAAAATACCGTAACGCAAAGCAACACGACTCAACCTGTTAATGCTTCAACTCTGCCGTCTGGTATTCAAGATTTGGACGATACAAAGCAGAAGGTGTATGCAATTCAGATTGGAGCATTTAAAAATGAAGTTCCGATAGAGATGGCAAATTCATTCATTAAATTAGCCTCTCGAAAAGGAAATATCAAAAATTTTGTTGATGAGAACGGTATGACTGTTTATAGTATTGGAGGTTTTACCGACTACGATCAAGCAGCTAAATTCAAACAAGAAATTGTTACACAAGAGGGCATTAAAGACGCCTTTTTAATTGCAACTCAAAACGGTAAAAAAGTTCCGGTTAAGTAG